Part of the uncultured Desulfobacter sp. genome, TGGACCGTAATAATGCAAGTGATTTTTTTTATTTTGAAAAATCCTATTTTGAAAAATTAAATCGCGAGTTGCAGGATAAAGCGCTTTACTTTTTTATTTTTAAAGAAGATATTTGCGTATCAACGGAACTGGTATTAAAAGGTGCTCAGACAGCGTACTCTTTCCTCGGCGGAACAGATGCCGATTACTACGCATTGGGATCAAATTCATTTTTAAAGCATAAAATTCATCTACACCTTAAGGCTATAGGAGTAAAGTACTTTTACCTGGGCGGTGGAACAACTGACAACGATGGGATTTTCAATTATAAAAAGCGTTTTGCTAAGAATGGTGTCATTGATTTTTTTATAGGCAAGCGAATCTTTTTTAACGAAGAATATGATAATCTTATTTCACAATGGGAGCAGCTAAACCCTGGTAAAAAGGATAAATATAAAAATTTTTTAACCCGGTATCGATTATAATGAAAAGAATTGCGATATTTACAACGACCCGAGCAGAATTCGGTGCGTTTATCCCATTGATCAAAGCAATAGAGAAATCCAATAAAATCAGCTATTCTCTTTTCGTAGGCGGGGCTCACCTTGCCCAAGAATACGGTTATACATATGAGGAGGTAAAAAAACAGGGGTTCCATGTCACCCAAACCTTTGATTACCTGCTAAATGAAAATTCGATGTCATCGATCAGTAAAAGCTGTGGAATTAATATAATTGATATGGCCTCTATATTTGAACAGTTCAATTTTGACATCGTCTGTTTAGCAGGAGATCGATATGAACTTTTGCCCATAGCCTTGACGGCTATTTTGTTTCGTAAACCCATTATACATCTCTATGGCGGAGAAATTACCGAGGGCGTTATTGATGACCAAGTCAGGAACATGCTAACAAAAGCGGCACATTTACATTTCACCTCATGCCGGGAGTATGCAACGAATGTACAAAAAATGGGTGAAGAAAGTTGGCGAATTCATTCTGTAGGTGAACTGGTTATTGATAATGTAAAAAATATTCCCCGATTAAGTAAAAAACAAATTTTTGAAGATGTTGGAATCGATCCCAAAAGGAAAACTGTTATTTTGACGTATCACCCGGTTACGCTTCAAGAAAATTTAGAAATAATCGAACAATTTGAGTGTATAATAAAGGCATTAAAAAAATTTGACTACCAGGTGGTCATAACAGCTCCAAATGCTGAAATCGGAAGCGATGATCTGCTGAACTATATTCACTCAATAGTCGCTAAAGAGCCTAATTTTATTTTTGTATATTCACTTGGCATCATTCGCTATTATAGTTTATTGCCGTATTGCCGTTTTATGATTGGAAATTCATCTAGTGGATTATTAGAAGCCCCTTTTTTCAAAGTTCCAACGGTTAATATTGGACCCCGACAGGCAGGAAGGCTTTCGCATGAAAGTGTAATCAATTGTGATTGTTGTGAGAGTGACATTGAAGAAACGATTCGAAAAGTAGAAGAAAGTGGGTTTCAAGAAATGGTTTCTGAAATGGAATTCAAACTGGGCGATGGTTTTGCTGCTGAGAAGATAGTCATGACACTTGAAAAAATAAAAATAAATTCCAGGCTTTTGACAAAAAAACATATTCAGGACAATAGTTAATGACACCTCACAACATCTGGGACCATATCTTTCTATCGAAAGAATGGGGGCGTTATCCATCAGAACATCTTGTTCGTTTTACAGCAATAAATTTTTATAAAGCCAACCGAAAAGGTAAGATATTAGAAGTTGGTTGTGGCCCTGGAGCAAATATTTGGTTTTTCGGCAGAGAAGGGTTAGACGCATATGGCATTGATTCAAGCTCCGTTGCGATAAGGCAGGCTGAAAAAAGATTAAGCGAAGACAAGATAAGTGCAAATTTGCGTGTTGGTGACATTGAAAAATTGCCTTACGAGGATCAAATATTTGATGCTGTTGTGGACAGTGCATGTCTTTACAATAACAGCACCGAAAAAACTAAAAGAATATTGAATGAAGTTAAAAGGGTGCTGAAACCCGGCGGTCTATTTTTCAGTCAAACTTTTGCGGATGATACGCATAAAGGCGAGAATTTTAAACAACTATCAGCCTTGGAATTCACCGATGCGACTGATGGTCCTTTCGCAAATTCCGGATTGTTTCGTTTGTCGAGTAGAAAGTCAATTGATGAATTGTATGGGGCGTATTTTACAATATTAAACTGCGATAAACTTTTACAGCAGTTGGACAAAACCGGAATAACAATCAGTCACTGGATTATTGTTTCACAAAAGGCTTGAAAGACATAAGGCATGAAAGACATAATGAAATATTCACCAATGCGTGTTTTAGTGGTCGGGTTGGGAAGTATCGGCAAGCGGCATATAGAGGTCATAAAAACACTTTATCCAAACTTTATAGTTAGTGTCCTGAGGCACAAAAAATGCTGTGACGAGGACGTTGCCAAGTTGAGGTTGGAAAAATGTTTTACCCAAATAAAAGAGGCAATAAAATTTCAACCTCATTTTGCAGTTATAGCGAATCCAGCAACATTTCATATTGAAGTTGCTATGGAATTGGCACAGGCAGGAATACATCTGTTAATTGAAAAGCCATTATCCCATGTTGTAAATGGAATTGATGCGTTAATCAGTCTCTGCCAAGAGCGCAATATTAAGCTGATGACAGCATACAATTTGCGTTTTTTACCATCTTTAACGGCATTTCGTGAGTATTTAGAGTCACAGGCCGCTGGAAAAATTATTTCAGTACGTGCTGAAGTGGGGCAGCATTTATCAGGTTGGAGACCCACCGTTGACTATCGCAATACAGTAACGGCCCAAAAGAGACTGGGGGGAGGCGTACTCCTTGAATTAACTCATGATATTGATTACCTGTTATGGCTGTTTGGGCCTGCTGCATGGGTCAAGGCAAATACATCACAGCAAGGTCAATTCGAGATTGACGTTGAGGACACATCTCACCTCATTATCGGTTTTAAAAAAAATCAATTGGTCGCAACTTTAAATCTCGATTTTATTCGGCATGATACCTGTCGATATTGTATTGCAATTGGTGACAAAGGATCATTGCGCTGGGATGCCGTCGCCGGCACGATTGAGTCCTTTGCGGAAGGCGCAACAGAATGGCAGCCGCTTTTTGAACATAAAGTTGAAAGA contains:
- the neuC gene encoding UDP-N-acetylglucosamine 2-epimerase, translating into MKRIAIFTTTRAEFGAFIPLIKAIEKSNKISYSLFVGGAHLAQEYGYTYEEVKKQGFHVTQTFDYLLNENSMSSISKSCGINIIDMASIFEQFNFDIVCLAGDRYELLPIALTAILFRKPIIHLYGGEITEGVIDDQVRNMLTKAAHLHFTSCREYATNVQKMGEESWRIHSVGELVIDNVKNIPRLSKKQIFEDVGIDPKRKTVILTYHPVTLQENLEIIEQFECIIKALKKFDYQVVITAPNAEIGSDDLLNYIHSIVAKEPNFIFVYSLGIIRYYSLLPYCRFMIGNSSSGLLEAPFFKVPTVNIGPRQAGRLSHESVINCDCCESDIEETIRKVEESGFQEMVSEMEFKLGDGFAAEKIVMTLEKIKINSRLLTKKHIQDNS
- a CDS encoding class I SAM-dependent methyltransferase; the protein is MTPHNIWDHIFLSKEWGRYPSEHLVRFTAINFYKANRKGKILEVGCGPGANIWFFGREGLDAYGIDSSSVAIRQAEKRLSEDKISANLRVGDIEKLPYEDQIFDAVVDSACLYNNSTEKTKRILNEVKRVLKPGGLFFSQTFADDTHKGENFKQLSALEFTDATDGPFANSGLFRLSSRKSIDELYGAYFTILNCDKLLQQLDKTGITISHWIIVSQKA
- a CDS encoding Gfo/Idh/MocA family oxidoreductase, which translates into the protein MKDIMKYSPMRVLVVGLGSIGKRHIEVIKTLYPNFIVSVLRHKKCCDEDVAKLRLEKCFTQIKEAIKFQPHFAVIANPATFHIEVAMELAQAGIHLLIEKPLSHVVNGIDALISLCQERNIKLMTAYNLRFLPSLTAFREYLESQAAGKIISVRAEVGQHLSGWRPTVDYRNTVTAQKRLGGGVLLELTHDIDYLLWLFGPAAWVKANTSQQGQFEIDVEDTSHLIIGFKKNQLVATLNLDFIRHDTCRYCIAIGDKGSLRWDAVAGTIESFAEGATEWQPLFEHKVERNYTYEKEIKHFVECVSHGLSPVITGKDGRDSVEIVEAAKKSSELGKTIYLTGE